A region of Salarchaeum japonicum DNA encodes the following proteins:
- a CDS encoding DoxX family protein, with protein sequence MSTQSIRTNFLGTETSFSVSGAWLSYWILLLRLTAGWWMLHAGLDKIWAWPFDASWFVGGAAQGTILAPFVTPFSDGILLAFVNVAVPLGQTAIGLGLILGVLTRTAAFFGAFMMLFFYFINGYGGGWANGMVTGELLGIMVFGTIVALGAGGVLAVDNRLREMELFENTRLRKLLG encoded by the coding sequence ATGTCAACTCAATCCATCCGTACGAATTTTCTCGGAACCGAGACGTCGTTCTCGGTCTCGGGAGCCTGGTTGTCGTATTGGATCCTGCTGCTCCGGCTGACCGCCGGGTGGTGGATGCTCCACGCTGGCCTTGACAAAATCTGGGCGTGGCCCTTCGACGCCAGCTGGTTCGTCGGCGGAGCCGCTCAGGGCACGATTCTCGCCCCCTTCGTCACGCCGTTCAGCGACGGCATCCTGTTGGCGTTCGTCAACGTGGCGGTACCGCTTGGGCAAACCGCCATCGGTCTCGGGCTGATACTCGGTGTCCTCACGAGGACCGCCGCCTTCTTTGGTGCCTTCATGATGCTGTTCTTCTACTTCATCAACGGCTACGGTGGCGGCTGGGCCAACGGTATGGTCACGGGTGAACTCCTTGGGATCATGGTCTTCGGAACCATTGTGGCACTTGGAGCGGGCGGCGTCCTGGCAGTCGATAACCGCCTGCGTGAGATGGAACTGTTCGAGAACACGCGATTACGGAAACTCCTCGGGTGA
- a CDS encoding YHS domain-containing protein, with protein sequence MATDPVCGMDVDESDPAATTEYDGQTYYFCAEGCKETFTSTPEDYV encoded by the coding sequence ATGGCAACTGATCCAGTCTGTGGAATGGACGTCGATGAAAGTGATCCGGCGGCCACAACTGAGTACGACGGTCAGACGTACTACTTCTGTGCCGAGGGCTGCAAGGAGACGTTCACCTCGACACCGGAGGATTACGTCTAA
- a CDS encoding universal stress protein → MDPSDPVGELSTSQFTDILVPTDGYDEASVAFKHGLQIAKRYDATLHGLFIISEQSYSSRPGFTWEEVTDSWEQRGTRLLEDITEKAATLDVPVRTTLSFGQPQQEILKYTEVTDIDLVTMGTRGLTGIRRLLQGSVAAQVIEEADYPVLTINRRTAELKKHPYTFLRKTNQNRKSRLY, encoded by the coding sequence ATGGATCCCTCTGATCCGGTAGGAGAGTTATCTACTAGTCAGTTCACAGATATTCTCGTGCCTACGGATGGATACGACGAGGCATCTGTGGCCTTCAAACATGGGCTACAAATTGCTAAACGGTATGATGCAACCCTACATGGACTTTTTATCATTTCCGAACAGTCCTATTCGAGTCGGCCTGGATTCACGTGGGAAGAGGTCACTGACTCTTGGGAACAGCGGGGAACTCGGCTCTTGGAGGACATTACGGAGAAGGCAGCGACCTTGGACGTTCCTGTCCGAACTACGTTGAGCTTTGGTCAACCTCAGCAGGAGATTCTCAAATACACTGAGGTGACTGACATCGACCTTGTTACAATGGGGACACGAGGATTGACTGGCATTCGTCGGCTATTACAGGGAAGCGTCGCAGCTCAAGTGATCGAGGAAGCAGATTACCCCGTTCTAACGATTAACCGAAGGACAGCTGAATTGAAAAAACACCCGTACACCTTTCTTCGAAAGACAAACCAGAATCGGAAGTCAAGGCTATATTGA